Sequence from the Pseudomonas frederiksbergensis genome:
TGGCCGCTGGCGCAGGCTGGCCGAAATCGAAATGGCCCGGCGATGCCCACGACGGGGTACTGAGGGCCAGTGCGCAAACGGTCAGGATCAAGCGTTTTCCCATCAACATGTCCATACTCCAGTCAGATTCAGCGTGCGGGAAACTCTATCGTCACAGGCCTGCCAATCGGCTTACCGCTTGATTACAACTTTGTCAGGTTGTGCCGCGAACCCGCCCGCCACGGTATAACGCCCTCGTTCCAATCCTGCATTGAGCCGCCCATGAAACTGCTGATCGTCGAAGACCAACTGAAAACCGGCCAATATCTGCGCCAAGGCTTGAGCGAGGCCGGGTTCAACGCCGACCTGGTGGCGGACGGCATCACTGGCCAGCAACTGGCCCTGGGCGGCGAATACGCGCTGCTGATTCTCGATGTGATGTTGCCGGGTCGCGATGGCTGGCAGATTCTGCAAGCCGTACGCGGGGCCGGCCTGGACACGCCCGTACTGTTCCTGACGGCGCGCGATGCCGTACAGGATCGCGTCCATGGCCTGGAACTGGGCGCCGATGATTACCTGGTCAAGCCCTTCGCCTTTTCCGAGTTGCTGGCCCGGGTGCGCAGCCTGTTGCGCCGAGGCAGCTCGGCGACCCAGGAAACCAGCCTGCAACTGGCGGACCTGCGCCTGGACCTGATCCGCCGTCGCGTGGAACGCAGCGGCCGGCGCATCGATTTGACAGCAAAGGAGTTCGCCTTGCTGGAAATGCTACTGCGGCGCCAGGGCGAGGTGCTGCCAAAGTCGCTGATTGCCTCGCAAGTCTGGGACATGAATTTCG
This genomic interval carries:
- a CDS encoding heavy metal response regulator transcription factor, whose protein sequence is MKLLIVEDQLKTGQYLRQGLSEAGFNADLVADGITGQQLALGGEYALLILDVMLPGRDGWQILQAVRGAGLDTPVLFLTARDAVQDRVHGLELGADDYLVKPFAFSELLARVRSLLRRGSSATQETSLQLADLRLDLIRRRVERSGRRIDLTAKEFALLEMLLRRQGEVLPKSLIASQVWDMNFDSDTNVIEVAIRRLRIKIDDDFPNKLIHTVRGMGYVLEERSL